From the Immundisolibacter sp. genome, the window ACGAGCTGCAATACGTTGAAGAGAACCAGTTGGCTGCTCTGATTACGGCGCTGCACCGAACAGCGCAGCGACAACTTCCCGTGGTGATGATCGGTGCTGGACTGCCTCAGTTGCCGGGGCGTATGGGTCGGGCAAAGTCCTATGCGGAGCGGTTGTTCGATTACCCAGAAGTCGGTCCACTAGGACCTGATCCGGCGCGAGTTGCCATTGAAAAACCCGCCGCGAACCAGGGTGTTTACTTCGACCCGCGCGCGTTGCAACGCATAGTGCGTGAAACCAGTGGCTATCCCTATTTCCTCCAGGAATGGGGCAAGCACGTGTGGGACGTGGCGCAACAGTCTCCGATCACCGAGGACGATGTGATACGCGCCTCGCGAGAGGCGATTGCCGCGCTAGAGGAGAGTTTTTTCCGGGTGCGATTCGACCGCCTGACGCCGGCAGAGAAACGCTATTTGCGCGCCATGGCACAGCTTGGCCCCGGACCTCACCGGTCAGGGGATGTTGCCGAAATGTTAGGCCGCAAGGTTTCGAGCTTCGGTCCGATCCGTAGTCAGCTCATTGCCAAGGGGATGATCTGGAGTCCAAGTCACGGGGACACCGCATTTACGGTGCCGATGTTTGACCAGTTCATGAAACGCATCATGCGTGGTGATGATTGGCGGCAAGGATGAACGCGCCCTGACGTGATGGGCTTGTGCATTGCCTGCACTGGCCAAGCGTGCGTCCAAGGCATGTTGCGGACTGCCCTTGGCGCGCCGCGCTCCCACTTGCGCACCGCTTGCACGGCTCCGTGTGCCAGTTCCATCGCCTGTCGGCGGACTTCAGTCACTGGAGAACTGACGTGCCGTTGGCCATCGCCGCGTTGGCCTGCTTGTACAGGGCGTTACTGGCGCCGTCGCGCGCCCGAGCTGCCCGTGGTTGTTGACCTGCCCCGGGGTTGGTGAGGATGGCGTAGCCGGCGTAGGCGCTCTGGGTGACGCTGGTGCCCGGATGGGTCTCGGTCAATACCCGGTACATTCCGGCGTGGACACCACCCAGGGTGGTACGGCCGCGAGATGATACACACGCCGGCTCTATACCATTGTCAATCTGGCCCGAGTATTGCTTTAAGTAGCGCGGCTGCGACGCGGCAGCCATTCTGGAAATTCTCCGGCGGCGCGCTGTAGCGCCGCGCTACGACAACGAGGTCGTACCTGCCCACGGGCGGGTGCGACCTTTTTTTATGCCCGTTTGCGGGTGATGTGCTCAGTTCGGAGTTGCTGCTACGTGAACATCAAGCACGCTTATTTTCTGGCTGGCGGTGCGCTGCTGGCTTCCGTTGCCGCCTCTGGCGCGCGGGGGCAGACGGTCGGTAACGCCTTGCCGTCTCTGACCGATGCCATCGTCAACGGCCAGGTCAACCTTGGGGTCCGCTACCGCTACGAGCACGCGTCCCAGGAGCGGCCGGGCAGCATCCTGCACGAAGCCAATGCACATACGGTGCGCACGAACCTGGGCTGGCGCACCGGTTTGTTCCACGGTTTCTCCGCCTATGCCGAGGCCGAGAACGTGTCGGTGATCGGTAACGAGGACTACAACAACACCTACAACGGCAAGGGCAAGTACCCGGTGGTGGCCGATCCGGACGGCACCGAAGTGAACCAGGCCTACCTGGCCTGGCAGGGCGTGGCCGGCAACCTGGCGCGCTATGGGCGCCAGGCAATCAACTTCGACAACCAGCGGTTTGTAGGTGATGTCGGCTGGCGGCAGAACCAGCAGACCCTGGATGGCTTCACGTACCAGAACACCATGCTGGCGGGTGTCACCGCCAGCTACGCCTACATCTACAACGTGAACCGGATTTTTGGCGAGGACACGCCGAACACTGCTTTCGCCAATACCGGCGATTTCCAACTGGACGGCCACCTGGTCAACGTGCAGTGGACGCCGAACGCCTCCACCGCGCTCACCGGCTATGCCTACCTGCTCGATTTCGACCATTTCGACGCCGAGTCGACGGCCACTTACGGTCTGCGGGCAGCGGGCGAACGGCCGTTGGCGCGGGTCGGCGTGCCGGACGGCGCGTTTCTGTATGCCGCCGAGTACGCGTACCAGGGCGATTACGCCGACAACCCCGGCGATTTTGGCCTCAGCTACGGCCTGGCCGAAGCCGGGTTGCGCCTGTTCGGGGTCAGCGCCAAAGCCGGTTACGAGCTGCTCGAAGGGGGCGCAATGGGTGGCGCGCGCGCCTTGCAGACGCCGCTGGCAACGCTGCATGCCTTCAATGGCTGGGCGGATCAGTTCCTGCGCACGCCGGCGGCAGGTCTCCAGGATCGTTACGTGACTGTCAGCGGGGTGGTGCCGAACTGCGGCATCAACTGGCTGGTGCGCTACGACGACTACCGCGCCGATGCCGGCAATAACGATTACGGCAGCGAGTGGGGCGTGCAGCTGAGCAAGACCTTTGCCCGGAAATACACGCTTGGCATCAAGTATGCGGACTACGACACCGACGCCCCGGCCTTCATTGCCGGCCGGCCCGATACCACCGACGCCGCGAAAAGCTGGTTGTGGATGCAGGTGAAGGTCTGATTCGGGATCACGCGTAGAGCTGACTGCTTTGAAACCCCGGCCTTCGTCGCGAGGCCGGGATTGTTAAACGGGTTTATCGCCGTCGGCACGGGGCGGCGTATTTTCAGGAGTGAGGATATGGACTGGCAGGACTTTCGCCGCTCGGGCCACTGGCCGACGCTGCTGGCGGCGTTTTTGTATTTCGACTTCAGCTTCATGGTGTGGGTGGTTTTGGGGCCGCTGTCGCTGTACATGGCGCAGGACATCGCGCTCGACGTGTCGCAGAAGTTCACCATCGTCGCCATTCCCATACTGTTCGGCGCATTGCTGCGGGTGCCGCTGGGCATGCTGGCGGATCACATCGGGCCCAAACGCACCGGCGTCATGGCGCAGCTGCTGGTGATGGCGGCGCTGGCCTACGCGTGGCTGGTCGGCTTCGAATCCATCCTGGCGGTCGAGGTGTTCGGCGTTATGCTCGGCCTGGCCGGAGCCAGTTTTGCGGTCGCGCTGCCGCAGGCCTCGCGCTGGTATCCGCCCAGGTATCAGGGCATCGTGCTGGGCATCGCCGGGGCCGGCAACATGGGTG encodes:
- a CDS encoding alginate export family protein; its protein translation is MNIKHAYFLAGGALLASVAASGARGQTVGNALPSLTDAIVNGQVNLGVRYRYEHASQERPGSILHEANAHTVRTNLGWRTGLFHGFSAYAEAENVSVIGNEDYNNTYNGKGKYPVVADPDGTEVNQAYLAWQGVAGNLARYGRQAINFDNQRFVGDVGWRQNQQTLDGFTYQNTMLAGVTASYAYIYNVNRIFGEDTPNTAFANTGDFQLDGHLVNVQWTPNASTALTGYAYLLDFDHFDAESTATYGLRAAGERPLARVGVPDGAFLYAAEYAYQGDYADNPGDFGLSYGLAEAGLRLFGVSAKAGYELLEGGAMGGARALQTPLATLHAFNGWADQFLRTPAAGLQDRYVTVSGVVPNCGINWLVRYDDYRADAGNNDYGSEWGVQLSKTFARKYTLGIKYADYDTDAPAFIAGRPDTTDAAKSWLWMQVKV